Below is a genomic region from Bacillus mycoides.
ATTCATAGCAAGGGAAACCATCATGTACACCTTCAACATGCACAGTACCACTTTCATTAACTCGTATAGTCAAAAAATAATCAGCTGCAGGTGCTGCCGCGTTTAACGGATTACTTGCACTTGCTCTCATTTCAAATGAAACTTCTTCTTCACTCCATACAATATTTGTACATGCAATGTTTTCTGTACTTGTTTCTCCTTTTTGATACTCAATTGAGCCATCTGGATTTGTAATTTTCACAGTAACGATACAAGCATCTGCATATGTGAAAATTTCTCTTTTATAAAAATCAACAACCACTTCTTGTTCTAATCTTGAACGCTTTGTGTTCACAGCGTATGGTGTAAATTCACGTGCATCTCCGGCATATTCAAACACTCTTCCCGTCGCAGGATCCTGAATAGGTTTCAGCAAAGCATACGGTGCAAATACACTCCCTCTAATTTTAACGATATTAACCATGTGAAACCTCCATAATTCATTGATTTTATTTAGATAAATCATTATTTGTTCTATTACCATTATATAGTCAATTTGATTGACTATATCCTCTATAGTACAATAGATTCTACTTATAGTCAATTTAATTGACTATAAGTAAGGAGGTTATATACATGGCTCATCAAACACTTAACGAACTAGATCTTACTTCACTTTTATCACTATCCTTCAGTACATTAATTACTGAACTACACGACAAATTAAGTGAATTGGGATTTGAAGATATTAGGCCCGCACACGGTTTTATGTTCAAACGTATCCTTCCTAATGGAGCAACCGGTATAGAACTAGCTGAATATTTAGGGGTTTCAAAACAAGCCATAAGTAAAATGGTAGATTCTCTTGAGAACAGTGGTTATGTCACGCGCCAAACGCATCCTACTGATAAAAGAGGTAAAATTATTGTTTTAACCGAGCGTGGTTTAGCAGTAATGAAAGCAAAAGAAGAAATAGTAGCTGAAATAGAACAACGATGGATTGCAAACATAGGTGCAGAACGAATGCAAATGCTTAAAGAGGATTTAACAACATTCGTTACTAAAGAAAATACAGGAAAATTATCATCGAGCATACGACCTGTTTGGTAAACAAAAACTCCATATAATAAAAAAGAACGGACATAGCATTTCTATGTCCGTTCTTTCCATCACACATACTTCCGATGCACCATTTTCCCATCATAAGAAAACACAACGCCCTTACTCTCCACAATCGATTCCATATGCACTGTTCTTCCCCATAGCTGATGAAGATACGGTAATACTTTTTCTAAGTATTTTAAATCTAACTCAATTCCTTCATAGCTATGTTTAATGTACAATTCCCCATTCTTTAAGTAGTCTCCATCTTCTACTACTAAGTACGGGAAACCTCCATTTGTGCGCATATTTACGAGTTGATCGCGTACATGCTCCCATTCTTTATCAATTACTTTATATTCTTTTCCTTGGCGCTGGAATAAGTACATATCTTCTCTCATTACAAGTTTTTTATTTAAATAGTTTCTTAGGAACGATACATCCCATTCAATTTCCCGTACTTCAAAGATTTTGTCACGACCAGAACCAGGTTTCACACCGCGTCGTTTCATTTCTTCTGTCGGGTTGTTATAGCGCTCTTCAATATCTTCGAACATTTTAATACCGAGGTAGTATGGATTAATACTTGTTTTTGATGGCTGTACGACACCTGCATTTAATTTCGCAAATTCAATTGCTTCACCAGATGTTAAGTCCATTTCACGAAGTATGCGTTGATGCCAGAAGGAAGCCCAACCTTCATTCATAATCTTCGTTTCAAGCTGTGGCCAGAAGTATAACATTTCTTCACGCATCATCGTTAATATGTCGCGCTGCCACTCTTCTAGCTCACGGCTATATTCTTCAATAAAGAGGAGTAAATCTTTTTCTGGCTGCGGTGGGATTTTCTTCTTTTTATGCATATTAGGTCGTTCTCTCTTTTTGTTTCGATCATCTAAATTCCATAAATCATCGTACTGTGATATCTTTTTCTTTTCTACATCCTCTTCTAAATCTTCAATACTCCATGCAAGTTTCGGACGCATAAGCGATGGATCAATATGTTCTTGAATGGCAAGTACGGCATCTAAAAATGTTTCTACCTCTTCTCTTCCATACTTATGTTCATACGCCTTCACACGATCTGCTGTCGCTGCCATACTCTCCACCATATCGCGTTTCGTATTAGAAAAACGAATATTATTTTTGAAGAAATCACAATGTGCTAAAACGTGCGCCACGATTAATTTATTTTGAATTAAAGAATTCGTATCTAATAAAAAGGCGTAACATGGATTAGAGTTAATAACGAGTTCATAAATTTTACTAAGTCCTAAATCGTATTGTAATTTCATTCTGAAAAATTGCTTTCCAAAACTCCAATGCGAAAACCTCGTCGGCATCCCATATGCACCAAATGTATAGATAATTTCCGCTGGACATACTTCATAGCGCATCGGATAAAAATCAAGACCAAATCCAGTCGCAATTTCCGTAATTTCAGCAATCGCATATTGTAGTGCTTTATCATCACTTGCTCTCATTATTTTCCCTCCTTACACTTTCCCTTAAGAAAGTGTATGATAAGGAACAAGCTTTCATGAGGATTGATTGCATAATAAAAAGGCACCCCCGAAAAAACGAGAATGCCTCTTTCTAATTAACCTTCAATAATCTCCATCTTCTCCGTAATCGGCGTACGCGCTTTTCCTTCTGGTGCTTTATCGAAATAGCCGATATGAAGAATTCCAATGATGCGTTGGCCTCGTGTTAAACCAATTCCTTCTATAAATAGTGGATTGTAGTTTAATCCACCTGATTTCCAAACACAGCCTAATCCGCGTTCCCAAGCAAGTAATTGGAAGTTTTGCATAAATGCACATGTTGCAGCGTAATCTTCGTCACGTGGAATTTGACGCGGATCTTCATCAATGTAAACAACGATTTGTGCAGGCGTACTTAAGAAACGATCAGATAAAGTTTTGCCGCGTTTTGCTCTTTCTTCTTCTGTGAAAGAGTTTAATACTGCGTCTACTAATTTCTGACGGCCTTCTCCAATATATAATTTACAATTCCATGGCTCACGATGTTTATGATTCGGTGCCCATGTTGCGTCGTTTAATAGTTCAATTAATAGCTCTTTTTCTACTGCTTTATTTGTAAATGTACGAACAGAGCGTCTTTCTTTAATAACATTTGCGATGGAAGTATATGTAGTCATATTTTTCTCTCCCTTATTTTTATCTATATGTATAATTCCGTTATTGATATTGATTTTCAATTTCGATTATAACCTAGTTTTTCACTATTAATCAATGTTTTATGTTGGAAAACAGCTAAAAAATTAATTTCTCGTTGTGAATAAAAAAACTTGGTGTGTTCACAAGTTTTTCACATTTTATGGAAATGATATGTGTAAGTTTTCCACATTACCCATCTAGGAGGAGTTTATATGTACAAGAAAATCGCAGTAAGTATGACTATGGCAGCATTATTGTGCGGGATATCTGTCTTTCCTGCTTCCGCTGCCACGCCAAAAGAAGTAACAATGCACCATCATAAGCCTATTTCAGAAGAAGAAATGCAGTCGCTCGAAAAACTCGGCTATAATAAACATGAAATTTGGAAAGCTGCCCACATTGCAAGAATAAGTAAAAAAGAAATTAAGGACGTTTTAGCTTACTATAAGCAAAATAAATCTTGGGAGAAAACAGCCGAGCATTTCGGTGTAGACCCAAGTAAATTGAAAAAGCATCATATGAATAAAGAAACGAAAAAAGCACTACTGCAAAAATTAGCAAATATGCAAAAGTCCACACCAGATGGACTGAAACAAAAAATGAAAGAATATAACATCGGCTTACGCCAACTTACCGTGTTAACAATCATCTCTCAAAAAAGTAATACCCCTCTTGACGATGTACTAAAAATGAAAAAAGATGGGATGGATATTAAACAAATTGCGGAAAAATTAAATGTTAAAAAAGAAGATATACGGGCAGAAATGATTAAATTAGTGAAGTCTATTAAAGAAAAGAAAACAAATTAGCCTGTCAAAAAGGAAGAGATATTCAATACTCTTCCTTTTCTTTATAAACTTTCAATTTTCAAGTATAAATTCCCCTCTTTCCCAAAAACTAACATAAGCAAATGATGTAGTAAGGGGTGCGAAAATGTTTCGTTCATCGTCTAAAAAGAAGAAAAAAACAATCTGTTCCATTCCGGAGTTTATCCACACTATGAAAGAATCCAGTGATTTCGTGTCTTATAACGTAGTAGACGATGGAACATTGTGTTTGTTTTATTATAAATCTACAGCCGAATCACTCCTCATTAATCGATTCATTTTAACACCTATTAAAAGAGAATTAGATCACATTGAAAATATAAGTGACATAGCAAATATCGTCACACTTGAGGAGATTGTCACTAATCCTTCTATTGATGATATTCGTGAAAAATTATTAAGTGGGTATGTACTTATACAGCTGAAAAATGATTCTCAAGCAGTTGAATATGCACTTATTCGTGCCGAGAGTTCAGTTTTAGGTACACGGTTATATAACGATACAGAAAATGAATATAGTGTCATCGGTCCAAAAGTTGGATTTGTTGAAAATATTGATACAAATATACACTTACTTCGCCGGAATATTGTAACGGAGCAATTAGTTTTCAAACAAGTTGTAGTTGGCTCTATATCAAAAACAAAAGTCGTAGTTGCTTACATCGAAGGCATTACGAATGAACAGCACGTTAATACTGCAATGCAGCGCCTACAAGACATTGACTTTGATGTTCCTTTCGATGCGACTATGATTGAACAGTTTATTAGTGATAACAGCAACTCTCCCTTCCCTGTTTTACTCCCTACAGAGCGTTTAGATCGCTCCGTTTATGCATTATTGAATGGAGGAGTTGTCATTTTAACAGACGGTTCACCATATGCATTAGCTGGACCAGCGACATTACTCGATTTCTTCGTCTCTCCAGAAGATTATTATTTACCATGGATAGCAGGCTCATTTCTTCGAATGGTTCGCTTTTTCGGAGCAGCATTCTCGCTATTTTCATCAGCTATTTATACAGCTGTATTAACGTATCACTATCAAATGATTCCTGCGGATTTACTAGGTCCGATTATTTTTTCAAGAGCTAATGTACCCTTTCCGCCCATTTTAGAAGCACTTTTTTTAGAAATCACAATCGAATTGCTCCGTGAAGCTGGAGCACGATTACCTACAAAAGTTGGACAAACAATCGGCATCGTTGGCGGGATTGTAATTGGCCAAGCATCTGTTCAGGCTGCTTTAACGAGTACCATTTTATTAATTGCAGTTGCTTTATCAGCACTCGCTTCTTTTACAACACCAACTGTAAAAATGTCTTCTACTATCCGGATACTACGATTTCCACTTATTCTTTTAGCTGGTGCATTTGGGGGCTTAGGTCTCATTGTAGGATTCGTATTCATATTAGCTCATTTAATTCGCTTAAAATCACTTGGATCACCTTATTTATTACCTTTATATCCATTTCGCGGTTTAGGGACAGCAGAGGGGCTCCTTCGCCTGCCATTTAGTCAAACTGCTGGACGTTCCTCTTTTCTAAGACCAAAAAAGAAATGGCGCTATGATCCAAACAAAGCGAAAGAAAAACATGATGGTGAAGAGAAATGAAAAATACTTTATTATGCTTTTCCATTATCACTTTAATTTTCCAATCCGGCTGTACACAACCGAATATAGTAGACACACAGCGAATGATTCATGTAGGTGGATTTGATATAACGAAAGACAAACAATTTCGCGGGACGATTTTATATCCCGATTACACAAAAGGCGTTCAATCAAAACCAGAAACTCAGTCAACTACTGCTGGCACGATTGAAACAATATCTTCACGACTAAATGCAAAATCGCCTCATACTATCGCTGTCGGTCAAATGCGTGTTGTGCTTTTTGGAAAATCCATTGGCGAACATGGAATTGGCGATATTATAAATAATTTGCAACGTGATCCTAATATTGGTCGAGATGTTCAACTAGCACTGGTAGACGGTTCTACAGAAAAACTGCTCAAACATATTAAAACAAATGGATCACTCTATCTGTCTGACTTACTGGAGCAAAACATAGAAGCCGAAACGATTCCACGGACTGCTTTAAATATTTTTTTATATAACTTTTATTCATCAGGATGCGATCCATTTCTTCCTTATATTGAAATTGATGAAGACAAGTCTGCTTCCATTAAAGGACTCGCTTTTTTAAAAAAGGATAAAGTGGTTATGTACACAGATAAAAAAGGATCTTTTTTATTGAAATTACTCCTTAATTCAACTACAAATGGTCGTTATGAAGTTCCAATACAGCAAGGTAACCATAAAGGATTAATTGCCACTCAAAACTTATCTGGAAAGAGCGTTTGTTACCTTTCCGATACTGGTGACATTCCGAAAGTTAACATCCACTTAAAATTAAATGGACTCATAAAAAGCGCTCCAAACTGGCTTGATTTAGCGAAAAACGAAAACATAACTTACATAAAAAAACATGTAGAAAAAACAGTTGAGAAACATTTAAACGAATTAATAAAACAATTCCAAGAAAAAGAGGTCGATCCGATAGGGATACGGGAAGAAATTCGTAGTCATTCAAGAAAATGGACTATAAAACAAATTCAAGAAATGTACCCTAATGTAGATGTTGCTGTTCACGTACAAATCAATGTTGTGCAATCTGGTATCGGAGAATAGTGAGGTGTTACAATGGCTGAGCAAAATAAAACAATGACTGTTTCCCCTTATTTCACATTTCTTTTATTACACTCTCTTCAAATTGGAGTAGGCGTGTTAGGATACCAACGAGTTATTGCACAATATGCTGGTTATGATTCTTGGATTTCCCTTATTGTTGCGGGTGTCTTAACTCATATCGTACTGTTTTGTATGTTAAAAATGTTAGATAAAGACAATGATTTGATGACCATTCATACGACATGTTTCGGAAAATGGATTGGAACCTTTTTGTCTATGTGCTTTGCTGCATATCTTCTGTTATTTTGCCTTACTGTGCTTCGTACATATATCGAAGTCATTCAAGTATGGGTCTTTCCTACAATTAAACCATGGAAATTAACATTATTATTTTTACTCGTGACGTATTACGTAATAAAAGGTGGCTTCCGCTCTGTAACAGGAATGTGTTTTTGGGGAGTCGTAATACCGATTTTCGTACTATTCTTCTTAGTTTTCCCTATGAAATACGCACATGTCCGTAATATTTTACCTATTTTCACCCATTCACCTGCAGACATTCTATATTCAGCGAAAGCATCTGCATTAGAGTTTCTTGGATTTGAAGCAATCCTTATCTTTTACCCACTTATTAAAAAGGGAAAATCGCTACATAAATGGGCACATGGCGGGATTGCTTTCACAACTATTTTATATGTAGTACTAGCAATCGTTTCCCTTATGTACTATAGTCAGGGCCAACTGCATCATACAATTTGGCCTACTTTAACAATGCTAAAAATTATTAAAGTCCCATTCATTCAGCGATTTGAATACATTATTATTTTCATCTGGTTTCTTATTATTTTACCTAATCTTTGTTTAACCATTTGGTCTTCTTGTCGTATTAGTAAATACTCTTTTCACATACCATTTAACATTACATTGCCATTGTTTATCGCGACTATATTTGTTTCATCTTTGTTTTTCACAAACAGGGAAAGCATCAATACATTAAATACCGTACTATCTCAGGCTGGATTGTATATTGTATACGCTTATATCCCAATCTTATTTCTATTCCATTCACTACGATGGCGCTTCAAAAATCAGTCGAAAAAATCTTCACCCGACACACCATAATCTCTGATACAATTTTATTAATACATTTGTAAAGGGGACAAGCGAATGAAAAAGTATGTATTTTCTTTACTTGTAGTACTGAGCTTAATTCTTACTGGATGCGGGAGTACTGGTACAAATGAAAAAAAATCTTCTGAATCAAAAGAAGAGCATGACCACGCATCGCATACTCAGCAAGCTGACATTCAAGAAAAGACAAAAGGAGTCGACACACTTCCGGCCTTCCTAGACAAACTTGATCCACAAATGAAAGACATCTATACTGTCGCTGGACAAAATGCTGAACTATTGGATTGGATTCCTTGTTACTGCGGTTGTGGTGAAAGTGTAGGACATAAAAATAATAAAAATTGCTTTATTCGTGAAATCAAAAAGAATGGTGAAGTTGTTTGGGATTCCCATGCAACAACTTGCGTCAATTGCTTAGAAATTGCGGTTGAATCTGCTTCGATGAAACAAAAAGGAAAATCAACTCTTGAAATTCGTAATTATATTGATAATAAATACAAAGAAGGATATGGGAAACCAACACCTACGCCAATGCCAAAAGCTTAAAAAACGAGGAGACTCCTCGTTTTTTTCTTTTCATTCACTTTTTTTCTTAACAAATTCTTTCAAGTGTATTTCTCCTCGCTTGTCACACACTATATATAACTCTTCGGTAAGGAGGGTACACAGTGCAAACATATAACGACTATGACAAAGCTCTCTATTACACGTATTGCTGTAATTGGGATAAACTACTCGTTTTAATGGTCCAAACGAATGATCAACTATTTTCTAAGCGTATTGAACACTTTTTACACGCTTATCAATACAGTAAAGAATTACCAGAAGTTGACAAACAATTGCAGCTCCTATTTCAATATATTGACCACGCATCCCAAAAGTCACATGTAGAAGAAGTAGAGCAAATTCAAATGTAAAATATAGCGCTATTCTCTTTATGAGAATAGCGCTTTTTTAAAATGTTTATATCAATAAAAGTTTCTCCTTATAAAACTTTTATTGATAAACATATTTTTTCTTTCTTTTCCCTACCACTTCATACTATAATTTAGTATGTAACTATTATAAGTGAGGTATAAAATATGGGACGAGAAAAAAAGCAAGAGTATGCTTTATTTACTGCATGGGGAGCTTCGTTTATTGCTACATTAGGAAGTCTATACTTTTCCGAAATTATGAAATTTGAGCCTTGTGTCCTTTGTTGGTATCAACGTATTTTTATGTATCCATTTGTTTTATGGCTCGGTATCGCTGTAGTAAAGAAAGACTATCGCATTGCAAGTTATTCTTTACCAATCGCAAGTATTGGTGCTTGTATTTCTTTATATCACTATGCAATTCAAAAAATCGCAGCATTTTCAGCTGCTGGGGCAGCTTGCGGCCGCGTACCTTGTACGGGAGAATACATAAACTGGTTCGGCTTTGTGACAATCCCGTTTTTAGCACTTATCGGCTTTATCACAATCGCTGTTTGTAGCTTCATCGTAATTAAAAACAAATAAGGAGATGAAAGAATGAAAAAAATGCTTATATTTGGCGGTATTATTATCGCCTTGTTTGCAGCAATTTTCGCTGTAACACAAATGGAAGAAAAAAATGCTTCAACGAGCCAAAAAATTGATAATGCTACTAGTCAAACAGATGGTTCTGACTACTACACAAATAAAATCTCTCTTTCAGATCTCCAAAAGAATTTAAAAGAGAAAAAAGAAGAAACAGTATACTTTTATCAAACATCTTGCGTTCATTGCCAAAAATTATCTCCTATCGTAGTACCAATGGCTAAAGACTTGAATGTTGATATGAAAGTTATGGATATTGAAAAATTAGATGCTCCTTGGGATGAATATAAAATTAAAGGAACTCCAACAATCATTCATTTTAAAGACGGTAAAGAAGTGAGCCGTATTAGCGGCGAACAACCGGAAGACAAATTAAAAGAGTGGCTTGAGCAAACGAAAAAATAATAAGAAAAGGAAACTCCTTCTATACATGAAATGGGCGTAAAATCCCACACTAATGTATGAGGAGGGGGTTTTATGCCAGAAGTGAAATGCTCTGTTTCCAATTGCTCATTTTGGGGACAAGGTAACCTTTGTCAAGCAAGTGCAATCGTTGTTCAACCTGATGCACAAGAAGCAGGTCAAATTGAAAACAGTTCATATACAAACGCTACTTTAACAAACGAGACGCTTGAAAGTTCTGTAACAACGAGTGTAGAAACGTGTTGTCATACATTTAAACCGAAATATTAACACTTATTCCACCTCATATACGTGAGGTGGTTTTTCTTCTTCTCTTCTTGTTTACGTAACCTTTAATTCTCCCTATAATAAAATTAAAAGTTTTTTATGAATATGAAGGTGGAATACTATGGCTAAAACAATTGTAGATATCGCCAAATTAGCTGGGGTTGCAAAAAGTACTGTCTCTCGTTACTTAAATGGTGGCTATGTAAGTAATAAAACAAAAAAGAAAATTGAAGGTATTATTCAAGAAACGAATTTCTCTCCAAATACATTTGCGCAAAGTTTAAAAGCGAAAACAACAAATTTAATTGGCGTTATTATCCCCCGATTAGACTCCTTTGCTACAACAAAAACACTTATTGGTATTGATAATGCTTTACAGGAAAATAACTATCAGATGCTTGTTGCAAATGCGAATCAAAAAATTGAAACAGAAATTCAAGCAATGGAAAACTTTATAAAGCAAAAAGTAGCTGGCATAATTTTATTAACAAAAACTTTAACAAAAGAGCATAAACACATCATCGCTAATTCTACTACCCCTATTTTATTTGTTGGTCAAGAATATGAGAATCAATATTGCCTCGTTCACGATGATTTTGACGCTGCTTATGAGCTAGGAGCATACGTATTATCACAAGGACACCGCCATATCGCTTATTTAGGAGTAGAAAAAGATGATATTTCTGTTGGTGTAAATCGAAAAAATGGTTTTCAAAAAGCCATTGAAAATTTAGAACCTACTTGCATCGCTTCTTACTACGAAACAACTTTCAAAATAGAAGATGCGATGAAACAAGTACAACATATTTTAGATAACAACCGTCCTACTATTATCGTATGTGCTACAGATAATATCGCTCTTGGAGCCATGAAAGTAATTCATTCTAACCACCTTTCCATACCAAATCATATATCTGTAGTAGGATTCGGTGGATATGATATTTCTGAAATGGTACACCCTAGCTTAACGACAATCGCATTTGACTATGAGCATGCTGGTAAGCTTGCTGCTACTTCCCTTTCGCAGCTTGTTGAAAATAAAACAATCCCTAAAATATTACATTCTCGCTATACATTAAAAATTCAAGAAAGCGTTGACAAAATTTAAAGGCGCTTTATAATAAAATTAAAACCGGTTCCACATTTAAAAAACAGGATTTTCACATCACGTCCCTGTTTTTTATTTTAACCAAAAACGGAACCGGTTCCATAAACTCGAAGTATATAGTAAGGGGGAATTTTTATGGATATGAAACAAATTGCAGCTCAAGTCTTACAGAACATCGGAGGAACAGAAAACATTATTCGTGCTACTCATTGCGCTACTCGCCTTCGTCTTGTACTAAAAGATGAAACAAAAATAAACACGTCAGAAATCGAAAACATTGATGGGGTTAAAGGTGCTTTCGCAACGAATGAGCAATACCAAAT
It encodes:
- a CDS encoding GerAB/ArcD/ProY family transporter yields the protein MAEQNKTMTVSPYFTFLLLHSLQIGVGVLGYQRVIAQYAGYDSWISLIVAGVLTHIVLFCMLKMLDKDNDLMTIHTTCFGKWIGTFLSMCFAAYLLLFCLTVLRTYIEVIQVWVFPTIKPWKLTLLFLLVTYYVIKGGFRSVTGMCFWGVVIPIFVLFFLVFPMKYAHVRNILPIFTHSPADILYSAKASALEFLGFEAILIFYPLIKKGKSLHKWAHGGIAFTTILYVVLAIVSLMYYSQGQLHHTIWPTLTMLKIIKVPFIQRFEYIIIFIWFLIILPNLCLTIWSSCRISKYSFHIPFNITLPLFIATIFVSSLFFTNRESINTLNTVLSQAGLYIVYAYIPILFLFHSLRWRFKNQSKKSSPDTP
- a CDS encoding Ger(x)C family spore germination protein, whose protein sequence is MKNTLLCFSIITLIFQSGCTQPNIVDTQRMIHVGGFDITKDKQFRGTILYPDYTKGVQSKPETQSTTAGTIETISSRLNAKSPHTIAVGQMRVVLFGKSIGEHGIGDIINNLQRDPNIGRDVQLALVDGSTEKLLKHIKTNGSLYLSDLLEQNIEAETIPRTALNIFLYNFYSSGCDPFLPYIEIDEDKSASIKGLAFLKKDKVVMYTDKKGSFLLKLLLNSTTNGRYEVPIQQGNHKGLIATQNLSGKSVCYLSDTGDIPKVNIHLKLNGLIKSAPNWLDLAKNENITYIKKHVEKTVEKHLNELIKQFQEKEVDPIGIREEIRSHSRKWTIKQIQEMYPNVDVAVHVQINVVQSGIGE
- a CDS encoding DUF3238 domain-containing protein, with the protein product MVNIVKIRGSVFAPYALLKPIQDPATGRVFEYAGDAREFTPYAVNTKRSRLEQEVVVDFYKREIFTYADACIVTVKITNPDGSIEYQKGETSTENIACTNIVWSEEEVSFEMRASASNPLNAAAPAADYFLTIRVNESGTVHVEGVHDGFPCYEFYKQIDFGSFELIYTHDFRETDDTPAALAGEMEYSFKTKI
- a CDS encoding YhdB family protein, yielding MQTYNDYDKALYYTYCCNWDKLLVLMVQTNDQLFSKRIEHFLHAYQYSKELPEVDKQLQLLFQYIDHASQKSHVEEVEQIQM
- a CDS encoding nitroreductase family protein, translating into MTTYTSIANVIKERRSVRTFTNKAVEKELLIELLNDATWAPNHKHREPWNCKLYIGEGRQKLVDAVLNSFTEEERAKRGKTLSDRFLSTPAQIVVYIDEDPRQIPRDEDYAATCAFMQNFQLLAWERGLGCVWKSGGLNYNPLFIEGIGLTRGQRIIGILHIGYFDKAPEGKARTPITEKMEIIEG
- a CDS encoding DUF1540 domain-containing protein; translated protein: MPEVKCSVSNCSFWGQGNLCQASAIVVQPDAQEAGQIENSSYTNATLTNETLESSVTTSVETCCHTFKPKY
- a CDS encoding thioredoxin family protein → MKKMLIFGGIIIALFAAIFAVTQMEEKNASTSQKIDNATSQTDGSDYYTNKISLSDLQKNLKEKKEETVYFYQTSCVHCQKLSPIVVPMAKDLNVDMKVMDIEKLDAPWDEYKIKGTPTIIHFKDGKEVSRISGEQPEDKLKEWLEQTKK
- a CDS encoding spore germination protein, with translation MFRSSSKKKKKTICSIPEFIHTMKESSDFVSYNVVDDGTLCLFYYKSTAESLLINRFILTPIKRELDHIENISDIANIVTLEEIVTNPSIDDIREKLLSGYVLIQLKNDSQAVEYALIRAESSVLGTRLYNDTENEYSVIGPKVGFVENIDTNIHLLRRNIVTEQLVFKQVVVGSISKTKVVVAYIEGITNEQHVNTAMQRLQDIDFDVPFDATMIEQFISDNSNSPFPVLLPTERLDRSVYALLNGGVVILTDGSPYALAGPATLLDFFVSPEDYYLPWIAGSFLRMVRFFGAAFSLFSSAIYTAVLTYHYQMIPADLLGPIIFSRANVPFPPILEALFLEITIELLREAGARLPTKVGQTIGIVGGIVIGQASVQAALTSTILLIAVALSALASFTTPTVKMSSTIRILRFPLILLAGAFGGLGLIVGFVFILAHLIRLKSLGSPYLLPLYPFRGLGTAEGLLRLPFSQTAGRSSFLRPKKKWRYDPNKAKEKHDGEEK
- a CDS encoding disulfide oxidoreductase; amino-acid sequence: MGREKKQEYALFTAWGASFIATLGSLYFSEIMKFEPCVLCWYQRIFMYPFVLWLGIAVVKKDYRIASYSLPIASIGACISLYHYAIQKIAAFSAAGAACGRVPCTGEYINWFGFVTIPFLALIGFITIAVCSFIVIKNK
- a CDS encoding PCYCGC motif-containing (lipo)protein, coding for MKKYVFSLLVVLSLILTGCGSTGTNEKKSSESKEEHDHASHTQQADIQEKTKGVDTLPAFLDKLDPQMKDIYTVAGQNAELLDWIPCYCGCGESVGHKNNKNCFIREIKKNGEVVWDSHATTCVNCLEIAVESASMKQKGKSTLEIRNYIDNKYKEGYGKPTPTPMPKA
- a CDS encoding MarR family winged helix-turn-helix transcriptional regulator, with protein sequence MAHQTLNELDLTSLLSLSFSTLITELHDKLSELGFEDIRPAHGFMFKRILPNGATGIELAEYLGVSKQAISKMVDSLENSGYVTRQTHPTDKRGKIIVLTERGLAVMKAKEEIVAEIEQRWIANIGAERMQMLKEDLTTFVTKENTGKLSSSIRPVW
- a CDS encoding LacI family DNA-binding transcriptional regulator; its protein translation is MAKTIVDIAKLAGVAKSTVSRYLNGGYVSNKTKKKIEGIIQETNFSPNTFAQSLKAKTTNLIGVIIPRLDSFATTKTLIGIDNALQENNYQMLVANANQKIETEIQAMENFIKQKVAGIILLTKTLTKEHKHIIANSTTPILFVGQEYENQYCLVHDDFDAAYELGAYVLSQGHRHIAYLGVEKDDISVGVNRKNGFQKAIENLEPTCIASYYETTFKIEDAMKQVQHILDNNRPTIIVCATDNIALGAMKVIHSNHLSIPNHISVVGFGGYDISEMVHPSLTTIAFDYEHAGKLAATSLSQLVENKTIPKILHSRYTLKIQESVDKI
- the spoVR gene encoding stage V sporulation protein SpoVR, which codes for MRASDDKALQYAIAEITEIATGFGLDFYPMRYEVCPAEIIYTFGAYGMPTRFSHWSFGKQFFRMKLQYDLGLSKIYELVINSNPCYAFLLDTNSLIQNKLIVAHVLAHCDFFKNNIRFSNTKRDMVESMAATADRVKAYEHKYGREEVETFLDAVLAIQEHIDPSLMRPKLAWSIEDLEEDVEKKKISQYDDLWNLDDRNKKRERPNMHKKKKIPPQPEKDLLLFIEEYSRELEEWQRDILTMMREEMLYFWPQLETKIMNEGWASFWHQRILREMDLTSGEAIEFAKLNAGVVQPSKTSINPYYLGIKMFEDIEERYNNPTEEMKRRGVKPGSGRDKIFEVREIEWDVSFLRNYLNKKLVMREDMYLFQRQGKEYKVIDKEWEHVRDQLVNMRTNGGFPYLVVEDGDYLKNGELYIKHSYEGIELDLKYLEKVLPYLHQLWGRTVHMESIVESKGVVFSYDGKMVHRKYV